Proteins found in one Stigmatopora nigra isolate UIUO_SnigA chromosome 15, RoL_Snig_1.1, whole genome shotgun sequence genomic segment:
- the txn2 gene encoding thioredoxin, mitochondrial, with protein MAHRLLLRRIWTLSAKEIGCLPASFPAISSSSSFSTSLHPSSASASFLFPSHNLPRTSRRQVSFNVQDNEDFTERVINSQLPVLIDFHAQWCGPCKILGPRLEKAVAKQKGRVAMAKVDIDDHTDLAIEYGVSAVPTVIAMKGGDIIDQFSGIREDDELDSFVSKIMGK; from the exons ATGGCTCATAGGCTACTGCTACGCAGGATTTGGACACTCTCTGCAAAAGAAATTGGCTGCCTCCCAGCATCCTTCCCTGccatctcctcctcttcttccttttcCACCTCCCTGCATCCTTCTTCAGCCTCAGCATCCTTCCTCTTCCCCTCACACAATCTTCCTCGCACCTCCCGTCGTCAAGTCTCCTTTAATGTCCAGGATAATGAGGACTTCACAGAGAGGGTCATTAATAGTCAGCTTCCAGTTTTGATTGACTTTCATGCACA ATGGTGTGGTCCATGTAAAATCCTTGGCCCAAGGTTGGAGAAGGctgttgcaaaacaaaaaggcCGTGTTGCAATGGCAAAAGTCGACATTGATGATCACACAGACCTGGCTATTGAATATGGG GTGTCAGCTGTTCCAACAGTTATCGCCATGAAGGGAGGGGATATTATCGACCAATTCTCGGGAATCAGAGAGGATGATGAACTGGATTCGTTTGTCAGCAAGATCATGGGGAAATAA